A region from the Arachis ipaensis cultivar K30076 chromosome B01, Araip1.1, whole genome shotgun sequence genome encodes:
- the LOC107639869 gene encoding adenosine deaminase-like protein isoform X3: MEWWMSMPKVELHAHLNGSIRGSTLLELARALWDKGLIDFSQVEHVILKNDHMTVTRIVNEVVEDFASEKVVYLELRTTPKKNYSQGMSKRSYVEAVLEGIRSVSSVDVALIPYIEDPRNLLESLHAATNDKCDGNSRKKIFVRLLLSADRRETTEATMETVKLALEMRHLGVVGIDLSGNPKVGEWYVNLSRTLA; the protein is encoded by the exons atggagtGGTGGATGTCAATGCCAAAGGTGGAACTCCATGCTCACCTCAATGGATCCATCAGAGGCTCCACTCTCCT AGAACTCGCTAGAGCTTTGTGGGACAAGGGTCTAATAGATTTTTCCCAAGTGGAGCATGTTATCCTTAAAA ATGATCACATGACTGTTACAAGAATTGTGAATGAA GTTGTTGAAGATTTCGCATCAGAAAAGGTTGTCTATCTCGAATTGAGAACCACCCCAAAG AAAAACTATTCCCAAGGAATGAGCAAACGTTCTTATGTTGAAGCTGTATTGGAAGGGATAAGATCTGTCAGCTCGGTTGATGTGGCTTTAATTCCTTATATTGAGGATCCTAGAAATCTTTTAGAATCTCTGCATGCAGCTACAAATGATAAATGTGATGGAAATAGTAGGAAGAAAATCTTTGTTAGGCTTCTCTTGAGTGCTGATCGTAGGGAGACAACAGAAGCAACTATGGAAACT GTCAAACTGGCACTGGAAATGAGGCATTTGGGGGTGGTTGGAATTGACCTATCTGGGAATCCAAAGGTTGGCGAATGGTATGTCAATCTATCAAGGACTCTAGCGTAG
- the LOC107639869 gene encoding uncharacterized protein LOC107639869 isoform X2, which translates to MNPKSSTCLSAVFFFLSDTRPWMSSVNGHWPVSSEPTRVYSYSYPTPNEALAVSVSVLRKKKRWSGGCQCQRELARALWDKGLIDFSQVEHVILKNDHMTVTRIVNEVVEDFASEKVVYLELRTTPKKNYSQGMSKRSYVEAVLEGIRSVSSVDVALIPYIEDPRNLLESLHAATNDKCDGNSRKKIFVRLLLSADRRETTEATMETVRSNWHWK; encoded by the exons ATGAACCCTAAATCCTCAACATGTTTGagtgctgtttttttttttttgtctgatACACGCCCTTGGATGAGTTCAGTGAATGGCCATTGGCCAGTCTCTTCTGAACCAACCAGAGTGTACTCTTACTCTTACCCAACACCCAACGAAGCACTTGCAGTTTCAGTTTCAGTgttgaggaagaagaaaagatggagtGGTGGATGTCAATGCCAAAG AGAACTCGCTAGAGCTTTGTGGGACAAGGGTCTAATAGATTTTTCCCAAGTGGAGCATGTTATCCTTAAAA ATGATCACATGACTGTTACAAGAATTGTGAATGAA GTTGTTGAAGATTTCGCATCAGAAAAGGTTGTCTATCTCGAATTGAGAACCACCCCAAAG AAAAACTATTCCCAAGGAATGAGCAAACGTTCTTATGTTGAAGCTGTATTGGAAGGGATAAGATCTGTCAGCTCGGTTGATGTGGCTTTAATTCCTTATATTGAGGATCCTAGAAATCTTTTAGAATCTCTGCATGCAGCTACAAATGATAAATGTGATGGAAATAGTAGGAAGAAAATCTTTGTTAGGCTTCTCTTGAGTGCTGATCGTAGGGAGACAACAGAAGCAACTATGGAAACTGTAAG GTCAAACTGGCACTGGAAATGA
- the LOC107615218 gene encoding dnaJ homolog subfamily C GRV2, producing the protein MAIVYEQHYKTVGPFSGTAYITVLLDRTDDRSLRHRPLFLLKALMKDLANVEAYVLVGACVLAVNLLTVVHEALERTAIPLQSNLIAATDFMEPLKEWMYIDKEGAEIGPSSCPYPTSDDAGEIVTPTPGVKRILSSPCCLPHIAQAILSGEPSIVEAAAALLKAIVTRNPKAMIRLYSTSAFYFALAYPGSNLLSIGQLFTVTLVHQGFHGGEEAAVSASLPLAKRSVLGGLLPESLLYVLKRSGPAAFAAAMVSDSDTPEIIWTHKMRAENLIRQVLQIKVLQHLGDFPQKLSQYCHVLYDYAPMPPVTYPELRDEMWCHHYY; encoded by the exons ATGGCAATTGTATATGAGCAGCACTACAAGACTGTTGGTCCTTTTTCAGGCACAGCTTACATTACTGTTCTCCTGGATAGGACAGATGACAGATCTCTGAGACACAgacctctttttcttttgaag GCTTTGATGAAGGATTTAGCTAATGTAGAGGCTTATGTTCTAGTTGGAGCCTGTGTATTAGCTGTCAATCTTCTTACAGTGGTCCATGAAGCTTTGGAGAGGACAGCTATTCctttgcaatcaaatttgattgcaGCTACGGATTTTATGGAGCCACTCAAGGAATGGATGTATATTGACAAAGAAGGTGCTGAAATTGGACCT AGTTCCTGTCCTTACCCCACCTCAG ATGATGCTGGAGAAATTGTTACTCCAACTCCTGGAGTAAAACGAATCTTGTCAAGTCCATGTTGCCTTCCTCACATTGCACAG GCCATTCTCTCTGGGGAACCAAGTATTGTTGAGGCAGCTGCTGCATTGTTGAAGGCTATTGTTACCAGGAATCCCAAGGCCATGATACGTCTATACAGCACCAGTGCATTTTATTTTGCACTGGCCTATCCAGGATCTAATCTACTTTCAATTGGGCAACTCTTTACCGTCACCCTTGTCCACCAAGGATTTCATGGTGGCGAAGAGGCTGCGGTTTCAGCTTCATTGCCTTTGGCAAAACGTAGTGTTCTTGGTGGACTTCTTCCTGAATCTTTGTTGTATGTATTGAAGCGCAGTGGTCCAGCAGCATTTGCTGCTGCAATGGTATCAGATTCTGACACTCCTGAGATAATATGGACTCATAAAATGAGGGCAGAAAATTTAATACGTCAGGTATTGCAAATTAAG GTTTTGCAACACCTTGGTGATTTTCCACAGAAATTGTCACAGTATTGCCATGTTTTGTATGACTATGCCCCAATGCCTCCAGTTACATACCCTGAACTTAGAGATGAAATGTGGTGTCATCATTATTACTAG
- the LOC107615209 gene encoding uncharacterized protein LOC107615209, with translation MHLMTICRFADLLFSFPDLEFGSSSSTFILHGLALHVPFGVVKAESCITGHLIQESDSEIEGLYDAEDEHENDLEAPVEPETVVKKPREPSLFTKETEEQLSKKELKKKELEAALAELGLQKEPRSQADSHVLENSSAEKKVEDRNGELEKKENATSESKNAKKKKDKSSKEQKESQNLPDSVADGKTTTETAGTGKAEDAPVTDVKERHKKVASVKKKKSRRWMLLLGVQGLPWQREKIRRLTTISSLCGKQADKWQSTCIFSLFILLFWPLYFQSFHYHIWAYALCSFANAK, from the exons ATGCATTTGATGACTATTTGTCGGTTTGCCGATTTGTTATTCTCATTTCCGGATTTGGAATTTGGTTCTTCAAGCTCAA CTTTTATTCTTCATGGACTTGCCCTTCACGTCCCATTTGGAGTAGTGAAAGCTGAAAGCTGCATAACTGGGCACTTAATT CAGGAAAGCGATAGTGAGATAGAAGGCCTTTATGATGCTGAGGATGAACATGAAAATGATTTAGAAGCGCCAGTAGAACCTGAAACTGTTGTTAAGAAGCCTCGTGAACCTTCGTTGTTTACCAAGGAAACTGAAGAGCAACTTTCAAAGAAGGAATTGAAGAAAAAAGAGCTTGAAGCTGCTTTAGCAGAGCTAGGATTGCAAAAAGAACCCAGAAGCCAGGCTGACTCCCATG TCCTGGAAAATTCAAGTGCTGAGAAGAAGGTCGAGGATCGCAATGGTGAGTTAGAAAAGAAGGAGAATGCCACCAGTGAAAGCAAAAatgcaaagaagaagaaggacaaaTCTTCAAAGGAGCAGAAAGAATCGCAAAACCTGCCTGATTCTGTGGCTGATGGAAAGACAACTACGGAAACTGCTGGAACGGGGAAGGCAGAGGATGCACCTGTAACTGACGTGAAAGAGCGGCATAAGAAAGTTGCATCTGTGAAGAAGAAAAAATCAAGGAGATGGATGCTGCTGCTAGGAGTGCAAGGCTTGCCGTGGCAAAGAGAAAAGATAAGGCGACTCACTACAATCAGCAGCCTGTGCGGTAAACAGGCTGACAAGTGGCAAAGTACTTGTATCTTCTCTTTGTTTATCCTTTTGTTTTGGCCTTTATATTTTCAGTCTTTCCATTATCATATATGGGCATATGCTCTTTGTTCATTTGCAAATGCAAAATAA
- the LOC107639869 gene encoding uncharacterized protein LOC107639869 isoform X1, whose protein sequence is MNPKSSTCLSAVFFFLSDTRPWMSSVNGHWPVSSEPTRVYSYSYPTPNEALAVSVSVLRKKKRWSGGCQCQRELARALWDKGLIDFSQVEHVILKNDHMTVTRIVNEVVEDFASEKVVYLELRTTPKKNYSQGMSKRSYVEAVLEGIRSVSSVDVALIPYIEDPRNLLESLHAATNDKCDGNSRKKIFVRLLLSADRRETTEATMETVKLALEMRHLGVVGIDLSGNPKVGEWYVNLSRTLA, encoded by the exons ATGAACCCTAAATCCTCAACATGTTTGagtgctgtttttttttttttgtctgatACACGCCCTTGGATGAGTTCAGTGAATGGCCATTGGCCAGTCTCTTCTGAACCAACCAGAGTGTACTCTTACTCTTACCCAACACCCAACGAAGCACTTGCAGTTTCAGTTTCAGTgttgaggaagaagaaaagatggagtGGTGGATGTCAATGCCAAAG AGAACTCGCTAGAGCTTTGTGGGACAAGGGTCTAATAGATTTTTCCCAAGTGGAGCATGTTATCCTTAAAA ATGATCACATGACTGTTACAAGAATTGTGAATGAA GTTGTTGAAGATTTCGCATCAGAAAAGGTTGTCTATCTCGAATTGAGAACCACCCCAAAG AAAAACTATTCCCAAGGAATGAGCAAACGTTCTTATGTTGAAGCTGTATTGGAAGGGATAAGATCTGTCAGCTCGGTTGATGTGGCTTTAATTCCTTATATTGAGGATCCTAGAAATCTTTTAGAATCTCTGCATGCAGCTACAAATGATAAATGTGATGGAAATAGTAGGAAGAAAATCTTTGTTAGGCTTCTCTTGAGTGCTGATCGTAGGGAGACAACAGAAGCAACTATGGAAACT GTCAAACTGGCACTGGAAATGAGGCATTTGGGGGTGGTTGGAATTGACCTATCTGGGAATCCAAAGGTTGGCGAATGGTATGTCAATCTATCAAGGACTCTAGCGTAG
- the LOC107615201 gene encoding SWI/SNF-related matrix-associated actin-dependent regulator of chromatin subfamily A-like protein 1: MTGAVVQFLEGELLIVCLYSNPGGRFASREKMSLLKNCRSFLSNFFFIPVGMLQRNSNMTRLWMFPLSSLSEAEKVLGEISNYKVQLEAVKAKIKSAKSKDESESLKFTQKKLINKAGCKFLIFAHHQPMIDAIHECLLKKKVGCIWIDGGTPAASRQQLVTDFQEKDYIKAAVLSIKAGGVGLTLTAASTVIFTEQSWTPGDLIQAKDRAYRIGQGCGAIQTG; the protein is encoded by the exons ATGACCGGCGCTGTGGTTCAGTTTCTGGAAGGAGAACTTCTCATAGTGTGTTTGTATTCCAATCCAGGTGGACGCTTTGCCTCAAGGGAAAAA ATGAGCCTTCTAAAGAACTGCCGAAGTTTTCTGTCAAACTTTTTCTTCATTCCAGTGGGCATGTTGCAGCGAAATTCCAATATGACCAG GTTATGGATGTTCCCGCTTTCTTCCTTGTCCGAAGCAGAGAAGGTTCTAGGAGAAATATCTAATTATAAAGTTCAG TTGGAGGCGGTAAAAGCCAAAATCAAGTCTGCTAAATCAAAAGATGAGTCTGAATCTCTTAAATTTACTCAAAAGAAACTGATTAACAAG GCAGGTTGCAAGTTTCTTATATTTGCGCACCATCAGCCAATGATAGATGCGATACATGAGTGCCTTCTT AAGAAAAAAGTGGGTTGCATCTGGATTGATGGAGGTACACCCGCTGCATCAAGGCAACAATTGGTTACAGATTTCCAGGAAAAGGATTATATCAAGGCAGCTGTA CTATCCATTAAAGCGGGAGGAGTTGGATTAACTTTAACTGCTGCAAGCACAGTTATCTTTACAGAACAATCCTGGACTCCAGGTGACCTAATTCAGGCCAAAGATCGTGCATATAGAATTGGTCAG GGATGTGGTGCAATTCAAACCGGATAA